One genomic segment of Pseudonocardia sp. T1-2H includes these proteins:
- a CDS encoding NIPSNAP family protein: MIYEVREYVAVPGRLGAVIDLFTSATLPMLAKHGMELVSAGRTMIGEHSWGELVYTLRFDDLADLERKWNAMLADPEWVAALSAAEAGGPLFATMRRRVLDAAPVVTA, from the coding sequence GTGATCTACGAGGTCCGCGAGTACGTGGCCGTCCCGGGGCGGCTCGGGGCGGTGATCGACCTCTTCACCTCCGCCACCCTGCCGATGCTGGCCAAGCACGGCATGGAGCTGGTCAGCGCCGGCCGTACCATGATCGGCGAGCACTCCTGGGGCGAACTCGTCTACACCCTGCGGTTCGACGACCTCGCCGACCTCGAACGGAAGTGGAACGCGATGCTGGCCGACCCGGAGTGGGTCGCGGCGCTGAGCGCCGCCGAGGCTGGCGGACCTCTGTTCGCGACGATGCGGCGGCGGGTCCTCGACGCCGCCCCGGTGGTCACCGCCTGA